The Chaetodon auriga isolate fChaAug3 chromosome 20, fChaAug3.hap1, whole genome shotgun sequence genome contains the following window.
TGGGCTTCACTCaaataacaacacaaaacaaaacaaaacaaaacaaaacaaaacaaaacaaaacaaaacaaaacaaaacaaaacaaaacaaaacattttctctctcctggGATGCACATATCCAATAGGTTGACTCGGTATCTGTGCTGATATCAATGTAAATTCAATGTTTTTGAAATCAGTTGCATTGTTCAGCCGCAGTGTACCTGGATTTAGTGACATAGCGATCCCTGGCCTCATATTACCTTACAGATTTCATATTTCAGAAACAGAGAGCACTGGTATGGGATTCTATGTATCAGTGCCCAGAGCTAACCTGCCAGAATCAGTATTGGGAGAGCAAAAGTTAAAATGCTCTAGTGTTATCTAATCATCCAAATACTTTTAGCTTaatgttttcagattttaagATAACACGCGTCTGTGATTTCTGCCTTCAGCACCTGTGACATCTGAATCcatggacaaataaaaccagaactACCTGCATGCTTAAATACCACAAGTGGTAACACTTGTTACCATGTTTACCTTGTTTGCATAACAGCTTAACAGACATAACAGCTTAACAGACCCTTGCACATTTTTTATGTCATAAATAATTGTTATTCTTTCAATTATCCATTAACTTTGATAACTGAAAGTTAGCAGCAGCTAACATTTCTGTGTGTCAAGCAGCGCTTGTGGAGTGTGACTGAGAGGACACCAAAGGGTATTTGAGGTAAGAGTACAGAATCTTAGCCCGTGAAGTCATACATAATGTCGCCACATTCACATTACCTGTTTTTCGTGGCGGCGTTGTCTGCTGAGGAGTGACGCTGATGGAAGAGGCAACCTCTGATTTATTGTGAAATTCTGCATTTTCATAGAAGCAGGTGGACTTCACAACCTTCTTCGCCTCCCTGCCCTTTTCCAGCTGTTCAATAATCTTGGTGGGAGATGGGAGGGATTTCGACGATTTGGCCTCTGCAGGGTTTgtcggaggaggaggtggaggagcgcGAGGACGGACCCAGTTAACAGGAGGGAGAAGAGCTAAAAAGCATACAGATATGCAGTACAGTGGCTGTGAATTTGGGAGCAGTTTCTTGCAAGAGAAATGtgagcacagacaaaacagctgGTACAGTGATGACCTTTGTgctgagaggaaaatgtgacTCAGGTGGCAGATGGCTTTTACTGAGCAAAGAATCTGAAAGGAATATCTGCTCTAAGATAGACATGAGAGgctgtctgtgtcactgatTACATAATAAATAATGGTACTTAACCAACCAGTCAGAAAGCTCtgaaaaaaggatgaaaaacacCTGCATATGGTATCAATTTGGGTATTCAAAACAAACTAGCAGTTAAGTTGTGATTGAATATTCAGATGTActtctctcatctttctctcaaaaatcatttcctacatttcccagaaggCCTTTTGATTTCCTCCAGAGAAAGGACCTGACAGCAGGGGCATGTGCAATCTGACAGCGGTGTGCACTCatgttttcccttgtttttttgGGTGTTTTCATAGGTGTTACCCACTCAGCAGTAATGTCTATAAACCACACCTTATTAAAAGATTTAGTCAGGTTGTAGAGTCAACAAGGAAGCTATCTGTCGAAGTTTCAGATTGGAAACTCTTTCAGGTGTCAAAGTCCACTGAAGCggcagaaaaaaatgtctgcctagcggaggagaggaagaggatcaGCCTTGTACGATTGAGAAAATTACAACTAACCAGCCAAGCGGACCAGGAATCTTTTTAAACGAGTATCAGCATCATAAATTGTGATTTCTCTGATATCGTGCCTGTGAGCGTTTGAAAGAAATCCCACCTGAGCGCTTAATGACATTGGCACTGGATCGTTGGCTGTCCTTGTGAGTCACTGATGGCGGCACATAAACAAACCCACAAGCAAATTCCATGGTGAGTCTACCTGCCAGTGAGAGACAGGACATGATTTAACAGGACGTGATGGCCAATAACACATTAAAGAGGATACACTGGCTTCTTTGACGCATAACACATGTAATTATCATCCAAATCAAAGTAACCAACCATTATTACAGTGTAATTTTCTCTGGGGAGCATGTGACATTCAGTTTCTACGACATTGACACACCTTCAAGAAACACTCCAATAAAAGAATCAATGCAGTCAACACAAATCTATTGTATCTGTAACATAAAATGAACATATCCTCTAAAAATAAGCTTATTTGAGACATACTTACACATGCAGAGTCCTTTGAACACAGAGCATACAGTAcaaccaaaaacatgaaatccaCCCAGGTGTCAGAAATGTTTAAACTGCTACGTGACGTCTTGTCATTCACTATGTGTGTCTAGACATCTTGTCCAACAGGTTTCTTTTGTCTCAAGTCTATGACACCATAGTGTGGCGTGTGCACAAAGCTGCAAGATTGGGTGCTTAGAGACTTATTTATTAAGTCTGGTTAAACATTTCAGGAATGTAAATAAAAAGGGTGGACGGTTGGACAATGAATTGACAAACAGGGCAGTAAAATTACAAAGGTCAAGATAATTCATATGCACAAAGAATGATATCCTACACTGGCCTGGAAAACTCTTCCATGTGCACAGATCTTCCATGTAAAATATATGTTAGTATGCCAAGTATGCCATGCTATTATACTCCAACTCATCATCAGTCATTCGTGTGTGCACCCGGGAAGAAATGTGAGTCACACAAGACAATAGAGTCTGTAATGTTATATTATGTTATGTAAAATTGTGTGCTGGAGTACAGAAGAAATAAATACTCAACCTGACAAGCATGTTTTAAAACATAGGgaccagctgctctgtgaggctccaGTACTGATTTGAGCAACAGCATATTAACATGTACACACCGACAATGCTCACAAGCTGATGTATAGCAGGTAAAATGTTTACCATATTCATCATTTTagttgagcatgttagcatgctaacatgctaattagtGTAAAactcaaagtacagctgaggctgaagggaGTGTCGTTAGCCTGGTCATAAAACCAAGTGCTGGACAAATTATATATTTGACCTGCTGATGGCGGTAGATGAGAAGTTAAAGGACCCCCAGTGTTCATAATTCATCGTCTTGGGAACATAACGTGTACAAAGTTTCACAGTTGTCAGTCCGATATTTGATGAGACATTTAATGCAAAACCACAAACGTGAGGAGAGAGGATTTGAggagatgttgagatatttcattgaATAAGTGAAGACTGTGACCTGCTGGTGTTGAATCATTTAGGTTGATCCTGTCGGGACCATGAATGAACCAACAATCCATCtgatagttgttgagacatttcagtctggaccaaacacGACAAATTAGAGGCAAAACAAtgacacttttattttgaaaatccatTCACTCAGTCATAGTAACTTCTGTGTGCTTCTACATAATACTTATTAAGTAAACATTAACCTCATGTGCACACCCAATGTAAACCTGTGCTTGAGTGGAGCCATGTATCTGCATTACAGTGACCTAATGACTCGGACTTGATTGCAGTAAATAAATATcttcactttttctctttttttttttttctcttaacgtgcacacatgcacacacatacagctctGGCACAAACAGTATATTCTAGTCTCTGATAAGTTAATTCATATTGCAAAAGTACTCAAACCAAGTAGGTTAGAATATTATGGCCTTGGCCAATTTTACAATTCAAAAGAGGCTGGAAACAGATTCTACGTGACGTGAACTCAGCATCAGCGTGACAACATAGAAtacaataattattatttttagaaCATCTGAAAACGAGCTCTTTGAGAGAAATAAGTTGAGGACATAGTATGCTGGACAGTGTGACATCACTCGGCAACTTCAACATAATTGGCGGGGTAGAAgccctccttccctccactCAGGACTCCTCGACACCAACCCtggtcgtcctcctcctccaccttcaggaATACTTCACCTGGGGTTAAAAGGGATAAAATGATGATAttgaaaaaacactgatatgTGGGGTTGTCATTTCTACAACCCTGaatccaaaaaagttggaacactgtgtgaataaaaacagaacgcaaTCATTTACACACCAACTGTGCTCACTGACAGcggttttatgaagtgttctcGAGCCCATGCGGTAATTAACTAATTAAATAACCTTTatacaatcacgtgttcacaaagtggtgaaccatgatactatcacctgttaccactgaacctgtttacctgtggaatgttacgaacaggtgtttttggatcgttccacaactttcccgGATGATATAAAACATTAGATATATTGTCTGCGTACTGTTTTCAACTCAGTATAAAAGGGTCAAAAAGGATTAGGAaatgattctgttttatttatgttgtacaCCCAAAATCACTTCTGAAATACAAAGCCTGTGAATGTGAATATGAACGACATTAGACATCAGTTGTACTGTCTGTACTGCAGACACATCTATTATCATACTTAGATAAAACTACAGCGTGTCATGAAAACACCTCTGATTCACGTGTCAGTCTCGACGATGAGgtgaaaaaaaagctgttttacaCAATCTGTGATTTGAACTTCAATAATCAGAAATCATGTAACGTCAGTAAACTGCACACTTATGTTTACCAGCCTGCCTGTCATCATTCGGCAGGGATGAGATGCATTTTTCTGAGTAAATACATTTCTGTCCTCCCACTCAGATGTACACTGATACAGCGGTTGTAACTTTGAATAAAAATCTTGCCTATTGTAGCTGTAACACTGAGACTAACACTGCTGTCTAAACACATCTGAGCGTTGTCATCACATCACACTTGTCACCTGCTTTAAAGGACAGCTCATCACCCTCCTCTCCCACGTAGTCGTACAGAGCTCGCACCTTCACTCCCCCAATCATCACACTACCAGGAGAAGAAAGTACACGTTTAAACAGTCAAAAATATGACTTGGaatgaaatgtaaattaaaattAGTTACCATATATAAAGCAACACACTGGATAACTTACGGTCGgctatcttttcttttctggtcTCTCTTTTTTCGTTTTAGCCTCTTTACTGGGGGGACCCATTCCTGATGGAGGAGATAAAAGTTCGGTTTCAAATCATCAACATTTTAATCGATGCTTTAATCAAGTAAAACATGCACTGCAAGATTGTGCAAATATTCACACAACTGAAGTGCAAGAGTGAAGTGCAAACCTTTTAAACCAGAGATCTGTAAATGTACTATGTGGTGAAAGCTCTCAGGCAACGTGTGAGATCATGTATTTCTTTAACTGAAGTAAGATTAAGAAAAACATTACAAGaagctactttttttttttatgtttctaaTGTAAGACATGCTAAATGCTGTATTTACATATAATTCCAGAAACTATAACACACCTCAATCTTTGGCCAGTCGGTGGGCATGCCCGGACCGTGGTGGTTCCTCCACCATTTGATATCATCCTGCTCACTGATGGACATCAGAGTGTGGTGCAGCTCGCTGTACACTGCCTTCACGCtgacacagggacacacagctggTTTGTCATGACACAATGAATGCATTAACctcagagtcacacacacacactacactcaCACCCAGTCCCCTGACAGCTGCTCACCTCTCGTTGTTGGTGATGTCAAGATGCCtgtggatggagaggaaggCCTGCTTCAGGAAACtgatcctcttcctctcctcctcctgcgaCTGTTCAAAAAtggcctccatctcctccatgtAGCGGGGTGTGTAGGACGTCACGTCCTCCAGCACTTTCTCATAATCCTCTCTCGCCTGCAGGCAGCTCACAAGAACAGTTTTATGATGAAAAGTCGGCACATAGTCCCACAGAAAAGAGCATCTACTGTGTTTCTTTAATGGCAGACAACctaaaatgtttaaatcatCTGGTGCTCTTTACTGTTCCCATGCTGGGTTCCATAAACACTGAGCAGTGTAACAATAACACATCTCCATACAAGGGAAAAGCCTGGAACAGACATTTAAGGCAGGGGCTCATGTTTAGATCTGATAATTCCTCAACTGAATAAATATCACCACATGCAGCAGGCCAACCCAACTTTCTTGGAATGCAGCATGTTAACTGTAGCATGTCATAAATCAAGAATTGGGAATTTAATTGTGTGGTGAGAGAAGGCCTTATTCAACATCCATGACTTACTAGGAGTGAAGCAGTGGAGTGTGTTAACATCCCTCCTCACCTTCTCTTTCGCCTCTGTGGCCTTCTCTCTGGCATCtgagattttctgctttttctctggACTCATCTCAGAGTTTTCGTTTgcttgtttctctttgtcttggGCTGTCTGTTCCCTCTGACAGGACTTGTGATATGCAGCTTGGGCCTTCTCCAGCTGTTgaatacacattcacacacatatttacttAAGGGaaaagtttggcattttgggaaatatgctcattagctttcttgctgagaaaagatgagaagatcaataccacttgCATATTTTTGctctgccagcagctggttagcttagcttagcacaaagactggacatagggggaaacagcttgcttggctctgtccaaaggttacAAAAATCTCCCTGCCaacatctctaaagctcactaacatGTCATATCATTGaatacataacataacatatTGTTGATTTCAtacaaaaaacaagcttttttagattttacattcattttgattCATGCAGTTATGCCATCCCTGAGTCTGTCTTTACAGCAGTGCTagaaataaatatacaaaaatggATTCATAACTTAAAAGAATTGTTTGAGATTTGGGGAAATGCATTATTCACTTTCTTTAAAGAAAAGATTGACAGCACATGTATGCAGTCATAGTTCAGCTACAGCtagcagtcagttagcttagcttatggGAGGATATGTGCTACACAATTTTTTGTACAGCCTAAAgtcaagaaatagtctggcaccAAACCTCTGTAAAAACACTATGAGTCGATTTCATATTTCTTTATGACCTAAACAAACACGATGCGTGTTAATTAGTCTAGAGGTGTTGGTTGGCAGAGCCTGACTAGCTGTTTacctctgttttcagtcttttagcTAAGCGTagctaactgtctcctgacTGTAAGATTTGAGAATGGTATCATTCTTCAGACGCTCAGCGAGAAGAAAAATAAGTTACGCAATAAGCAAtatgtcaaacatgtgcttgaTAACGTTAACGCTCTgcagagtttggatgcccaacaagcagctttcacaagaccacatgctgacagagacagtgttctgcaggcaAATTTTGTGGTGAacgagctaatagctaagaagatgaaacctcattcagaaggagaatttgtgaaggagtgccttgttgcgACTATCACCAGACAAAAATTGTGGAAAACTCCTTTAGGCATTTGGCGAGAGCTCTCacgacatgaaaagtaaacgaaaggaactgaacatatttgctacgccttttaatgtggaaccagctgatgagcctgacaaccaacaacacaaaatcattgagGTGCAAAGCAacaagttcttttcaaaacaGACTCTTTCAAAGGCTCCACTCAAGACTGACCGAccaaaacctggaaaaccagctgccagcagcatcatcgtcatcattaCAACCACCTGATGCCTCGCCACAGAGAAGCGGTTCCAGCCATTATGttagaggttagtgtgatatgtgtgttcAGTAATTTAGTAGACTGGatgtcagaaaactgaaatggcccttgatGGGAAAAAGTTCCCCACCCCTGCtttaaaacatgctgaaaaactACTGCTGTGTACTACAGTGACCTCTGAAATAGCACTTTGCAGTATTCATCAGCAGACGGTGTTACCAACTGATGGAACTGTCAGATGCAGCTGAATACTGGAGAATAAAAGCTAGTAAGTGGGCCTTAAGTAAAGATTTTGTGTCATACTACCATTACTACTTATGACCACCATGACAAGcatgtggagacagacagaaacccacccacccacccacccgcacacacatacagattaATCTAAATAAGAATGTGTTGGACCTTCAGCAGCTTTTTGCACCAGGGTTTCTGCGCACGTGAAAAACTTGTGTTGTTGTCGTAGCTCTCCTTGAACCCACAGAAAAGTTTCTTTGGAAAGATCTCCTTCTGCCAGGTCTTCACCCGGTCCCCCTCCTCAGCGACCAGTGActgagagatggaggagtggagggcaGACAAACGCTCAGTGGAGGCGAAGAAACATTGCCACGCCCTCATGAGGGAGCCATAAAGTGGCCCTgggaaaggaaggaaacaaaaacagattgaGGAATGACAtgacagagagcacagaggtgAGTCATGGAGAAATAATGACCTCCATTTGTCTACTGGGGAGTTTTAAACAAGCACAGATGCAGCCATTTAGTAAGAATCTAATTTTTTCAGAGCTGACTTGATCAAAAAGGTTTGGGaatgcatgttttctgtctccaggCCGCTGAGGCTCCCCGGCATTCAGCTTCTCGTACTTACGAGAATCCACAATGGACTTCCACTTGCTGCTCCACTGGCTGAGCTGCTGGGCGTACTGTTTTTCTACCTTTGCTCTCTCCATGAAGCAGGCCACAATGTCGTTGCAGGCCTGGAAGGACCGATCAGTTCGGTGCACTGTACGCACATAATTCCCCGGCTGGGAGGAGGAAAGATGGCGATAATGTGTAAGAGTAACAGgactgcatttacacacacatatgagtGCTGTTTTGGATTAAGCAGCTATTTCTTGGGTGGCTGTTTTCTTAGATTTGATCATAAGTGTAATCCTCACCATCCAGAAGCTCTCTTTCTTGGCATCCTCGGGCGGCTCTTTAGGAAGGCTCGCCATCTCTGGGAACGTTTCTGtctcagaaaagaaaagatagcTGTTTGTTTCACACAAGAGAGTTGCTAGACTGGTTACAGTGCATAACAAGCAAAGCACTACAGCTTTCACTGGCAGACAGGTGACAAAGATGATTAGCATGCAACAGGTTGGACCTCTACACGGTGTCATGTGCAGATACAGCAGGCTGACTTCCTCATGAGCAGAAGCGTTCCACCTGTACACCAGACATGTCTGATAGGGAATAATTGGCAGCTGGAAccttgcagtgtgtgtgtgtgttgctcagcTTATTGCCATAACAACTTAGACAATCCCGATGAGGTGTTATTTACAGTGTACAGTGCTTGGATACATCCAAACCCCCTGCGTGAGTAAGGGGAGTGTCGTTGCAGTGGCAGACTGGAATTCACAGGGGTGGGATCTGCCAGCAGGAACTGAACAGCTGCTCCAGCATTCTTCCTGTTGCCTTCCCAAAATAAACAGCGAGGGAAAGGTCATCTTTCCCTTTGCTCTGACTAACACAAGGCCTATTCCAACCAACTGTCTTCCACTCTAACTCCTCCTGCCATTTGATGCAGAGATCACGACTGAAAGAGTGCGAGAGGGGCAGATTCCTGATTTGGCAAACAGACGGGAATGCAggatttaaaaggaaaaaagtgtCCAGGTAGCCGAGATTGTTGACCAGCGCgcagagaaaagcacaagtggTGGATACACTAGAGAGAGAAGGCGTATTGAACAAAAGAGCtgcatgcacaaacacgcaAAAAAACGCAGTCACATTAGGGCCTATTTATGTCTGGGTAACAAGTTGACACATTGCTGGCTGAGTAATATGAAAATGACTAACCGCACCTCATCACAAGACCGAGCATGACGGAGAGTCAGGCTCATCGAGAGCTCTCTTTCCCTCCGCTGCCTGGTCTTCATACTCTTATTactgattattatcattatttttatttatttatttatttttcagttgctATGAGCTCCTGCAAGTGGAAACATGGTGGGGTTAGATGTCACTTTTGGTCACTTTTTATCTGATTCTATTTCTGCATgctgaagaaaggaagaggTTTGAAACAGGAGCTCATTTTCTCACACAGAAGCATTCATATCATATTCAatgctaaaacaaacaaacaaactaaaaaaaaactccatccACAAGGCAGTAAAGAAGCAAAAAGTGGAGACAGAGCAGTCATGCCTGGGAGAAACCAGCACTTACATTTCTCTCTGAATCACCAGTGATTACTCAAGTGACCACTTGTTACTGTAGTTCAAGGGCTTGTTGAGgatttctctccatttctctgtccgtctccccctctcccagtgtgcctctcctcctctaacacatgcttctctccctctctcctctctctctctctctctccctctctctctctctgacccaATTTTCCCTTGGCACTTAaagttatacacacacacaaacacacatatacacgctGTTGATCTGAAAGTGGGCGTGAAACACCGAGACAATGCAAGcaagcagaaagaagaaaaaaaaaaatgaaacaaaccagAGCATTTGCATGGTAATCAGTCTGCTGCTAATTGGCTTCAGGGCAaacaaagagggaggaagaaactCACCTTGCTTGTTCTCCTCCCCCGTCTGCTTTGATATTCTACTTCACAGTCAGACCAGGAtgaactcctcttcctctttttcttctcttctttacTTTAACCCCATCCTTAGCTTTGCTTCCTCCCTATCAGGCTGTTTAGCTCTTCTTTGACTACcccctctcactttctctccacTCTGCTATTAAAACAGCTGGAAGAatccccctccttctctctcctggcccacccctcccctccctctggcTCTCTCAATATGGTGCTAATGAGATGCTGAACCTTCATTTTGACCGTCGGCCGGTCACAGAATCGTGTCAGTGTGGCACGGAGTCATGTGAGCTTATTAGTGAGTGTatgtgacagcagaggggaggCGGGGGCGTCCCATGGCTTGCCACATTAGCTCTGTGGCCCTTTGTGACCTGCCATTCTCTCTGTGGTCAGGCCTAGAAAGAGCATGTTTGACAACAGCCCACCCACAGTTTACTGATTCTGGGATTTACTATTCTGGATATTAGGCCAGAAGTTAAAAGAGAATGCTAGTGTCATCCCAGAGTTTCAGCTCACTTACCGCTGCCTTCATCTGGTTTGtatttctcagtcttttttgCGATAAATGCTGTGTATAATTAGACTTTTCAAACATCCACTAATTTTAACAGAGCATCCAGACCACGTTCACCACCCACCATGCAAGAGATAATGTTTCTCACTTGTGGTTGCACCGGCTTAATATCAACGTGGGTATGTGTTCCATTAGGTTTTATGATGCCAGACGTTGGAATAAGATTCatttacatgttaaaaaaaaccccaaaaacacCACATTGTTGAAAAGAAGGCCAGAATGTGTCTTATGCGAACTTGAAAGtgtaagttttttttattgacttcATTTTTTCAGCTAAgtttttaagttatttatgATTTTACTGACAATGATTTAGGTATTGGTTTGTttgaagtgttgtttttttttttgtagtatGATGTCACTTCAGACTCTACATGTTTTTACATCAAACACCACAATGGAAACACTTAAACGTTCAGTGAGTCAGTATCATTCAATGTCTCCCATTTCACAATGTGAAGTCAATAAATTAAGGGTTACAAACGTCCCCACAGATTTGCATTTCCTGTGGGGATGCCTGGTGACATTAAACGGTTGGTTCACCTAATTTACATGCATTTTTCTCACTTACCACACTCATGTGGATAGTCTCTGATTGCATGTCGCGGTTTGGAGAAACATGCCTTTGAGATCCCTGCCTCGACCCTAGTACAACAGAAATTaatggaattttgtttgtggtgctcagGGGCAttgcaaaatgacatttcaagaGTAAGCTTCCAGAATCAGTGGCCCCCGTTTCCTCAGCCTCAATCGAAAATGCAGATGGGGaacaaattaaagggaaaactGGAT
Protein-coding sequences here:
- the LOC143339146 gene encoding protein kinase C and casein kinase substrate in neurons protein 3-like isoform X1 — protein: MTPCRETFPEMASLPKEPPEDAKKESFWMPGNYVRTVHRTDRSFQACNDIVACFMERAKVEKQYAQQLSQWSSKWKSIVDSRPLYGSLMRAWQCFFASTERLSALHSSISQSLVAEEGDRVKTWQKEIFPKKLFCGFKESYDNNTSFSRAQKPWCKKLLKLEKAQAAYHKSCQREQTAQDKEKQANENSEMSPEKKQKISDAREKATEAKEKAREDYEKVLEDVTSYTPRYMEEMEAIFEQSQEEERKRISFLKQAFLSIHRHLDITNNESVKAVYSELHHTLMSISEQDDIKWWRNHHGPGMPTDWPKIEEWVPPVKRLKRKKRDQKRKDSRPVMIGGVKVRALYDYVGEEGDELSFKAGEVFLKVEEEDDQGWCRGVLSGGKEGFYPANYVEVAE
- the LOC143339146 gene encoding protein kinase C and casein kinase substrate in neurons protein 3-like isoform X2, which gives rise to MASLPKEPPEDAKKESFWMPGNYVRTVHRTDRSFQACNDIVACFMERAKVEKQYAQQLSQWSSKWKSIVDSRPLYGSLMRAWQCFFASTERLSALHSSISQSLVAEEGDRVKTWQKEIFPKKLFCGFKESYDNNTSFSRAQKPWCKKLLKLEKAQAAYHKSCQREQTAQDKEKQANENSEMSPEKKQKISDAREKATEAKEKAREDYEKVLEDVTSYTPRYMEEMEAIFEQSQEEERKRISFLKQAFLSIHRHLDITNNESVKAVYSELHHTLMSISEQDDIKWWRNHHGPGMPTDWPKIEEWVPPVKRLKRKKRDQKRKDSRPVMIGGVKVRALYDYVGEEGDELSFKAGEVFLKVEEEDDQGWCRGVLSGGKEGFYPANYVEVAE